A window from Triticum aestivum cultivar Chinese Spring chromosome 6D, IWGSC CS RefSeq v2.1, whole genome shotgun sequence encodes these proteins:
- the LOC123145671 gene encoding uncharacterized protein: MLRNRRLNLPTWKDSSRAHQHLKLLLSQLYNFSSFRTPDSPSMQEQQHEQVVLCNISRALSVQRNYSGVSDDSIFDTEVEDYSTTFVLIKDAMKTTNVPGGAGT, translated from the exons ATGCTAAGAAACCGGAGACTGAATTTACCAACATGGAAGGATTCCTCAAGAGCACATCAGCACCTGAAGCTGCTGCTGTCGCAGCTCTACAATTTTTCTTCTTTCCGGACGCCCGACAGCCCGAGCATgcaagagcagcagcacgagcaggtCGTGCTGTGCAACATCAGCAGAGCGCTCTCAGTGCAGCGGAACTACTCGGGCGTCTCTGATGACAGTATATTTGATACTGAAGTTGAAGATTATAGCACGACATTCGTACta ATCAAAGATGCCATGAAGACAACTAATGTGCCAGGAGGTGCAG GTACTTAG